One segment of Scomber scombrus chromosome 3, fScoSco1.1, whole genome shotgun sequence DNA contains the following:
- the LOC133978158 gene encoding vimentin-like — MRAASYTQKSLQVSGSGSRVRVQSPSPSRCRGASYDSRGRAGFRGTAIELGTEIHQQHANEKEEMQELNVKFAGYIEKVQALEQRNAALKAELAALQSRYKGGPSGIGEEYELKFKEVRDLIEALTNEKGAADIERGYIEEEVEVWKLKLEEELALREEAEMILREFRQDVDNATLQKAELERRIEQLVAEIEFLKKLHDEEVADLRKQIEDAKITAELDGDRPDLAAYLRNMRAEIEAVAAKNVQEAEKWYKSKFDTLKEHAGKTEDQMKSMKEEITTFHNQVTDLQNQIDGLRSRNSALEQQLEDMEMSHMDKVESFEGVIAQLEAQLCETKLEMTKYLQDYQELLHIKLKLDAEIATYRKLLEGEEQRLGIAKDA, encoded by the coding sequence ATGAGAGCCGCATCTTACACCCAGAAGAGCCTGCAGGTTAGCGGCTCCGGCAGCAGAGTAAGGGTTCAGAGCCCATCTCCATCCCGATGCCGTGGAGCCTCATACGACAGCCGCGGACGTGCTGGTTTCCGTGGCACAGCCATTGAGTTGGGTACGGAGATACACCAGCAACATGCCAACGAGAAAGAGGAGATGCAGGAGCTCAATGTCAAGTTTGCAGGATACATTGAGAAGGTCCAGGCTCTAGAGCAGAGGAATGCTGCTCTTAAAGCTGAGCTAGCTGCACTGCAAAGCCGCTACAAAGGAGGCCCCTCGGGCATCGGAGAAGAATATGAACTCAAGTTTAAAGAGGTGCGGGATCTGATTGAGGCCCTGACAAATGAGAAGGGAGCAGCTGATATTGAGCGGGGTTACATTGAAGAAGAGGTTGAAGTGTGGAAATTAAAGCTGGAGGAGGAACTGGCCCTTAGAGAAGAGGCAGAAATGATCCTGAGAGAGTTTCGTCAGGATGTTGACAACGCCACACTGCAGAAGGCTGAGCTGGAGAGGCGTATAGAACAACTGGTGGCCGAGATAGAGTTCCTCAAGAAACTGCACGATGAAGAGGTGGCTGACCTCAGGAAGCAGATTGAGGACGCTAAGATTACCGCCGAGCTAGATGGGGATCGACCTGACCTCGCTGCCTACTTGCGTAACATGCGAGCAGAGATAGAGGCTGTCGCTGCCAAGAATGTCCAAGAAGCTGAGAAGTGGTACAAGAGCAAGTTTGACACCCTCAAGGAACATGCTGGCAAAACTGAGGATCAGATGAAGTCCATGAAAGAGGAGATCACGACCTTCCACAACCAGGTGACAGACCTGCAGAATCAGATTGACGGGCTGAGGTCTCGCAACTCCGCCCTGGAGCAGCAGCTAGAGGACATGGAGATGTCCCACATGGATAAGGTGGAGAGCTTTGAGGGTGTCATCGCTCAGCTGGAGGCTCAGCTCTGTGAAACCAAACTGGAGATGACCAAGTATCTCCAAGACTACCAGGAACTGCTGCACATTAAGCTTAAGCTGGATGCGGAGATCGCCACCTACAGGAAGCTGCTGGAAGGTGAGGAGCAGAGGCTTGGAATTGCCAAAGATGCCTAA